A genome region from Streptomyces antimycoticus includes the following:
- a CDS encoding transposase — MNTRAWIVFLDESGVSLLPQIRRTYAPRGRTPLLRHRLNWKRASMAGALGYHSTDPERGARLCFHLKPGSYDTPALIEVLE, encoded by the coding sequence GTGAACACACGTGCCTGGATCGTGTTCCTCGACGAATCAGGTGTCTCCCTGCTGCCTCAGATCCGCCGCACCTACGCACCCCGTGGCCGGACCCCGCTGCTGCGGCACCGCCTGAACTGGAAGCGGGCGTCGATGGCCGGGGCCCTGGGCTATCACTCCACCGATCCCGAACGCGGGGCCCGTCTGTGCTTCCACCTCAAGCCCGGCAGCTACGACACCCCCGCGCTCATCGAGGTCCTGGAGTAG
- a CDS encoding transposase, producing MKVFYRGEQVVLVRDGLSAHWSRAMRAWVAEQDWLTLERLPAYAPELNPVELLWSSLKKRELANLAGDHLADVTDATEQGIHRINHNPQLPWSFLAHTGMTIHPTHPPNLRKDQ from the coding sequence ATGAAGGTATTCTACCGCGGCGAGCAAGTGGTGCTGGTCCGAGACGGCCTGTCGGCCCACTGGAGCCGGGCGATGCGCGCCTGGGTCGCCGAGCAGGACTGGCTCACTCTGGAGCGATTACCCGCCTACGCTCCCGAGCTGAACCCGGTGGAACTGCTGTGGTCCTCGCTCAAGAAGCGTGAACTCGCCAACCTCGCCGGCGACCACCTCGCTGACGTCACCGACGCCACCGAACAAGGCATCCACCGCATCAACCACAACCCACAACTGCCATGGTCCTTTCTCGCCCACACCGGCATGACCATCCACCCAACACACCCACCGAACTTACGAAAAGATCAGTAG